A DNA window from Ostrea edulis chromosome 5, xbOstEdul1.1, whole genome shotgun sequence contains the following coding sequences:
- the LOC125651083 gene encoding uncharacterized protein LOC125651083 yields the protein MFNMVQAYAALDRTNILHLSDEQPSPDDILNIPLFKLLPCELDEVDLRSQMTVLVERILCKRIPFFNEMEDKILWHIPHQYSQLSTKKSEMVLLGVMDKDESRVADTIDIVNEYHKYVPMKPDGSPLIIPLHADGLSCERVNDAQNARVNGTTKWQQLQGMIPDIQEWHKRCLLLQVTYLFKHEILI from the exons ATGTTCAACATGGTGCAAGCATATGCAGCCTTAGATCGCACCAACATTCTTCACCTCAGTGATGAACAACCCTCTCCAGATGATATTCTGAATATTCCTCTGTTCAAATTGCTTCCCTGTGAATTGGATGAAGTGGACTTAAGGTCACAGATGACAGTGCTTGTTGAAAGAATACTATGCAAAAGGATaccattttttaatgaaatggaGGATAAGATTTTGTGGCATATTCCTCATCAATATTCACAACTGTCTACAAAGAAAAGTGAAATG GTTTTACTTGGTGTTATGGACAAAGATGAGAGTAGAGTTGCAGATACCATCGACATTGTAAATGAATAccataaatatgttccaatgaAACCGGATGGTTCACCCTTGATAATACCCCTTCATGCTGATGGCTTGAGTTGTGAACGGGTAAATGATGCTCAAAATGCTCGGGTTAATGGGACAACAAAATGGCAGCAACTTCAAGGGATGATACCTGACATTCAAGAATGGCACAAGAGATGTTTGCTTCTTCAGGTAACATATCTatttaaacatgaaatactAATTTGA